ACCAGATAGTCAGGTTGTATAGCAACATCACATTCATAGTTAatattgaaatgaattccagatGATGCCACTGGATAAAACAAAGTGAATCATGTTTGATCATAAAGTATGTGATTGATCTACTCACTTGACGTCATTGTAGTGGTTCTCTGTGTTGCAGTTTGTTGACTGACAGTGATGTGAACAGGCAACTCTAGTCCTCCCACTTCACACCAATACCAGTCAGTGTTCTCCATCTTCAGTCCACTCATAGTCACTGTTAAGACTTTTCTGTTGTTGGCCAGACTGATATCCTTTAATGTCACTGATGTTCCATGTAAAGTCCCAGAATACGACACACAATCACCACCCATCCTGCACCACTTTATATCTCCAGAGTTACTATAGTAACAACGGACAGTGACACTCCCTCCTTCAACTCCAGTCACTTCCTGTTGGTCCACATAGAGTTCTGGAGTACCTGAACACAGAGGTAAAAACAAGAATTCAGAGAAGAAAAACGTGTTTTTACAACAGGCTCCTTACAAATTCCTTAAAGCTGCAGTCTGTGATTGGTACATCCATTGTTAGTCTTTTGAATTCATAATAATTATATATAGCCATTAATTATTGAAGAATTTAAGTTGCCTCACGAGTTTAGTTCAACTGTTACCCCATCATGACCCCAAATATATTCTTGTTTTACTCAGTTGTTTGTAaataatgtaattgtaaacatgGTCAGTTCTTGCACCTACGTATACagtatagctctgtctatgaatttcagACTGGTTACACATTTATCATTTAATTTGTTGTAAAAGGATATTTATAATTGGGTCATTATTTTGTATTTGACATTGCAGGTTTACAGGACAATCCATAGGACATTGCTGAGCActattcattctactttactagaTACAAACAGTGAAGGGATCTTACCTAAAGTGACAGATAGGTAGAACCATTGTATCCTGATATCTGGTCCTCTATTGATCTCCACAACACACCTGTAATGCTCAGAGTCCTGTGACTTCAGGTTAGTCATGGTCATAGTGAAGATTCTCTTGTTGATGTTATCAGAGATTGAGGCCTTACCACTGATCTTAGGATGGTCAGTACGTACCACATAAGAACACACTTCCCAACCTAATCCTTTACACCAGTATTTCACATGGTTGATGTGATTTGGATCATATTGACATGGGATGGTGATGGAGCCTCCTGTCTGCACAGACACATACTTCACTGTGGACACATCAacacaaaatacatttaaattagaaTTAACATTTAACAGAATCTTTACAAAGGAAAAATACAAAATGAATCACATTGCTCCAACACACAGCTCGTTCATGATTGATATTGATTATACAGTGTTTTAAGTGAATAGACCCAGGGGACTTCGCCCTTAATTCGTAGAAATAGTACCCTTACCTGCTGAGAGTACAAAGAGGATGAGggtgaggatgaggaagaggaggaggaggaggagggagagatgaagagccaTGTTTATGGTTTCAGTCTGCCTGGTATATTATATGGTACCTGAGCACAAATGTGTGTCAAGTACCAAGGTACCAGCCAGAATGACTCTACTTCCTAATGTTAATAGACTTCACTGTCTGTAACTCTCTTCCTGCttctgtttgtgtgtacatgGCCCCCTCAGTGGCAGATAGCAACTATTGCATAATATGGACTAGTTTAACCCCAAAATCATAGTCACTACAAtgtaatttatttcagctttcagcTTTCTCTAAAGGCTCTTTGGGACAAAGAGTCACTACTATCCTGTTACCCTCTACTGGAACATAGGCCACTAATGATACAAAGATTTGATAATTGGGTGACATGCACAATATTTCCATTGTCAAAAATCTATATTTCGGTATATAAGAAACAATATGATAAATGTACTCTATGTGCTAGACATTGATAGATTTGAGGGGTCATGTGCTACAGAGATGTAGTGATGGGTACTAGACCAAGACCTCCACAGACTCTCATTTTAAACCAGGTTCATGGTTCAGGGTCCTCCGGACCACAACCCAGTCTGATATTATTTTACGTTCAACAAgaacgctctctgtctctctcccttttctatACAGGAAATGTACAGCTCACAACCACAGATGTCCTCTAAGCATAAGTGTGAAACTTAGCTCAGAATGCTGCAAGTTTAAGCTAAACTCATTCCATAATGTCATGTTAAATACTGAGCTATTCATTCTGTTGTTGGCTCCAATACAGCTAACTACTTCAGATACATCAGAAtgtcactctcaaaatcacaaaCTATCTTGAGAAGAATAAAATGTCTTTAAAAATATTCATGATTTTTTTTTGGATCGCTTTCATACTATTTTCACATGTATGTGGTAacatttcacaactcttagtacaaaactcaaaacagatcatcaaaaaggccgttttttcaaaactttaagcacattttcaattgactacgTACAAaacacaaaatcacacaaaccTTTTCACCAAACAtgatcagtgtttcatctagaaatacctttcatataaagtaattgcctttaACAATGTAATAAtcacaatacttttcatatgattctcttcacatttgtttaaatacatttgaccatcatgCAATCCAACGGCGCTTAATGGTTAGTCACTTAACCATTGGTAAacctattgtcacgatcgtcgaaggaggaggaccaaggcgcagcgtgatgagcgaacatactttactttattaagtatcacacgataaacaaaacaacaaacgaaaacgtgacgtcctaggtctaaacacaaccaacacggaacaaaccaaaaggaacaagatcccacaacacctgtgggaacacagcctgtctaaatatggctcccaatcagagacaaccagcaacagctgacactcgttgcctctgattgggaaccactctggccaacatagaaatacaatactagacTGTGAACATAGGACAAAaccacatagaatctacacaccctggctcaacatatagagtccccagagccagggtgtgacacctatTGATTTTTgactggtttgtctactatatatgtattttgagaactacataaatacaatgtgtgtttgtatagtataaacatctaaatgacatgtatgatacatgataaccatacataatgaATATTCATTATTactaattgatttcacatagtcccctgtagctcagttggtagagcatggcgcttgcaacgccagggttgtgagttcgtttcccacggggggccagtatgaaaatgtatgcaatcactaactgtaagtcgctctggataagagcgtctgctaaatgactaaaatgtaaaacatagtgCAACCACTattggtcaccatataaaagggtgtgtgtgaacacttgcaatttctttaacaaggagcaggatagacagc
The sequence above is drawn from the Coregonus clupeaformis isolate EN_2021a unplaced genomic scaffold, ASM2061545v1 scaf0111, whole genome shotgun sequence genome and encodes:
- the LOC123483433 gene encoding polymeric immunoglobulin receptor-like — encoded protein: MALHLSLLLLLLFLILTLILFVLSAVKYVSVQTGGSITIPCQYDPNHINHVKYWCKGLGWEVCSYVVRTDHPKISGKASISDNINKRIFTMTMTNLKSQDSEHYRCVVEINRGPDIRIQWFYLSVTLGTPELYVDQQEVTGVEGGSVTVRCYYSNSGDIKWCRMGGDCVSYSGTLHGTSVTLKDISLANNRKVLTVTMSGLKMENTDWYWCEVGGLELPVHITVSQQTATQRTTTMTSTTQAPTNQQPSVSPTAEPVQTDNTSQGAEGNMEDVHQRSIDVKVLLIPWGMLVVVTAGILVTWKMWTKHKDNKAKVQTTNNSPAPFPEDDDDVTYSTVIPQHKAQLKVQAKAAEPDDNVVYSSLALQVTTQ